A single window of Psychrobacter raelei DNA harbors:
- a CDS encoding recombinase family protein — MLIGYARVSKADGSQSLDLQHDALRAAGVERDNIYDDLASGGRDDRPGLTACLKSLRDGDVLVVWKLDRLGRSLAHLVNTVKELSDRKIGLRVLTGKGAQIDTTTASGRMVFGIFATLAEFERDLIRERTMAGLASARARGRKGGRKFALTKAQVRLAQAAMAQRDTSVSDLCKELGIERVTLYRYVGPKGELRDHGKHVLGLT, encoded by the coding sequence ATGCTGATCGGATATGCCCGCGTCTCCAAAGCCGATGGCTCGCAGTCTCTCGACCTGCAGCACGACGCCTTGCGCGCCGCAGGTGTCGAACGGGACAATATCTATGATGATCTTGCTTCCGGCGGTCGTGATGATCGCCCTGGCTTGACTGCCTGCCTCAAGTCATTGCGTGACGGCGATGTGCTGGTGGTCTGGAAGCTCGATCGCCTCGGACGATCGCTTGCCCATCTGGTCAACACGGTGAAGGAGCTGTCAGACCGCAAGATCGGCCTGCGGGTTCTGACTGGAAAGGGCGCTCAGATCGACACCACGACTGCGTCCGGTCGCATGGTGTTCGGAATCTTCGCCACCTTGGCCGAGTTCGAGCGGGATCTGATCCGAGAGCGCACCATGGCGGGTCTCGCCTCCGCGAGAGCGCGCGGTCGCAAGGGCGGACGAAAATTCGCGCTCACCAAAGCTCAGGTGCGTCTCGCGCAAGCCGCCATGGCCCAGCGCGATACTTCAGTTTCCGATCTCTGCAAGGAACTCGGCATCGAGCGCGTCACTCTCTACCGATATGTCGGTCCCAAAGGCGAGCTCAGAGACCATGGAAAGCATGTTCTCGGACTTACGTAG